Proteins encoded within one genomic window of Chrysemys picta bellii isolate R12L10 chromosome 6, ASM1138683v2, whole genome shotgun sequence:
- the HSPB3 gene encoding heat shock protein beta-3, producing MEGVVTRHWVETPVRYQEQFAVQDLEACKLDHSLYALPGPSKAEVRSRHATKSTATAQEDSTEEGKPSFQVLLDVVQFRPEDIIIQTFEGWLLIKAQHGPRMDEHGFISRSFVRQYKLPNGVKKKDLSALFCHDGILVVEMKSSEGMD from the coding sequence ATGGAAGGAGTAGTTACAAGACACTGGGTGGAAACTCCTGTACGTTATCAGGAGCAGTTTGCTGTCCAAGATCTGGAAGCGTGCAAGTTGGATCACTCTTTATATGCTTTGCCAGGCCCATCCAAGGCTGAGGTGAGAAGCCGACATGCAACAAAAAGTACAGCTACAGCACAGGAGGACAGCACCGAAGAAGGCAAACCCAGCTTTCAGGTCTTACTGGATGTTGTGCAGTTCCGTCCTGAAGATATCATCATTCAGACTTTCGAAGGCTGGCTCCTGATCAAAGCTCAGCATGGACCTAGGATGGACGAACATGGTTTCATATCCAGAAGCTTTGTTAGACAATACAAATTACCTAATGGAGTCAAGAAAAAAGATTTGTCTGCTCTCTTCTGCCATGATGGCATTTTGGTTGTTGAAATGAAGAGCTCAGAGGGAATGGACTAA